The window AAGGCTACATCCCCATCGTAAGGGATTAAGAGGTAGCAAAAAATCAAACCGGCGGACTGAATAAGGAGCTTCGAAGCGAAAAACAACCAAGATTAGGGCGCTTATGGCCTCGAAATTCTCTGTAAATTAAAAAAAAACGCTTTGTCGCAACACCTTTAAGATCAATCGGGGTTGACCGAGTTGCTCCAGCGGCAAGCTTCCAGATATAGTTGCGGAATCTTACCTTCCTCGATTCCCAGCCTGCCGGCGAGTTCCGCGACCAGCGGCCAGCGGCCCTGTTCGTAGGCGATAATCAGAATCAGGAAGGCGGCCAGTGGGCCTTTTTTTTCGGTCAGGGCCCGGTTCTGGTCAGGTCCCAGTGGTATCTTGTTTAAAATCGCGCGCATGGGTTGGTCCATAATGGCGTCCAACAGGGAAAATAAACCGACCGTGAACAGCTCGTTGCTCCTGGTCTTTTGCTTTGTGTTCAGGCCCAGCATCTCGCAGAATTTACCCCTGATGCAGGCCATGCTGAGCAGCTCTTCGGGCTTGCCGGCGGCCAGGCTGGAAATCGCGATCAGCGACATGAAACGGCGCAGTTCGTTACCGCCCAGATAGACCAGGGCTTGCCGGATGGTTGAAATCTGGTTGGGTTTGGCGAAGAAAGGAGAATTGATATAGCGCAGAAGCTTGTATGAGATGGTGACATCGTGCGTCACCATCTCCTCGATTTCAGCATAGTCGAAATCTTCGTTGTTCAGGGCAGCCACGATGGCAAGGGTGTTCAACTGTGA of the Pseudomonadota bacterium genome contains:
- a CDS encoding HDOD domain-containing protein; this translates as MQNVYVARQPIFDQHKRIYAYELLFRDSMINLAQDIDGDAATSQVLNHCLINIGIDEICGNKKSFINFTENLLLAQTPLLLDREKIVIEILENVRPTREVIEACREMRRRGFLLALDDFVYSPEFKPLIELAAIIKFDFRLSPQEKIKASLEKLPQPGPRRLAEKIETHAEFELARELGFELFQGYFFCRPEIIKGREISTSQLNTLAIVAALNNEDFDYAEIEEMVTHDVTISYKLLRYINSPFFAKPNQISTIRQALVYLGGNELRRFMSLIAISSLAAGKPEELLSMACIRGKFCEMLGLNTKQKTRSNELFTVGLFSLLDAIMDQPMRAILNKIPLGPDQNRALTEKKGPLAAFLILIIAYEQGRWPLVAELAGRLGIEEGKIPQLYLEACRWSNSVNPD